The following proteins are encoded in a genomic region of Streptomyces lunaelactis:
- a CDS encoding phosphatase PAP2 family protein, producing MRETPRSQGTAGDSRAEPPQPRSGRALAHTTGAFGSGTPHRSDGRPPQTPRGARQTGPAGHCGTTPPVPRWPASFLVALPALCALLFAVVTWQVAADGPLRSLDERIELKIVGSGPSTLTGLLADLGSMAVALPVLAAAIAYALWSGRRRKALYAALAMAAVPALVVPLKALIGRQGPLTEATGYYPSGHTATAMVAYCGAALLVRAKWTMPVAVLLTVATGIGLVLRGYHWPLDVLGSWCLCGMLLWVTSRRRRSSSRTPTG from the coding sequence ATGAGAGAAACACCCCGCTCGCAGGGGACTGCGGGCGACTCCAGGGCGGAGCCTCCCCAGCCTCGCTCTGGTCGTGCCCTCGCGCACACCACTGGAGCCTTCGGCTCCGGAACTCCTCACCGATCGGATGGCCGCCCGCCCCAAACCCCCCGGGGCGCGCGGCAAACCGGTCCGGCCGGCCACTGCGGAACCACCCCCCCTGTTCCGAGGTGGCCGGCTTCTTTTCTTGTGGCGCTGCCTGCGCTGTGCGCCCTTCTCTTCGCGGTGGTCACCTGGCAGGTGGCCGCCGACGGCCCGCTCCGGTCCCTGGACGAGCGCATCGAGCTCAAGATCGTGGGAAGCGGACCCAGCACTCTGACCGGCCTCCTGGCCGACCTCGGCAGTATGGCGGTCGCGCTTCCTGTCCTGGCCGCTGCGATCGCGTACGCACTGTGGAGCGGCCGCCGTCGCAAAGCCCTGTACGCCGCCCTCGCCATGGCCGCGGTTCCGGCGCTCGTCGTACCCCTCAAGGCCCTGATCGGCCGTCAGGGCCCGCTCACCGAGGCGACCGGCTACTACCCCTCGGGCCATACGGCGACCGCGATGGTGGCCTACTGCGGTGCGGCCCTGCTGGTGCGTGCGAAGTGGACGATGCCCGTCGCCGTCCTGCTCACGGTGGCGACGGGCATCGGCCTCGTACTACGCGGCTACCACTGGCCCCTCGATGTGCTGGGCAGCTGGTGCCTGTGCGGGATGCTCCTGTGGGTCACCAGCCGTAGGCGTCGAAGTTCTTCGAGAACTCCCACTGGTTGA
- the gabT gene encoding 4-aminobutyrate--2-oxoglutarate transaminase has translation MTAIPQERRVVTAIPGPKSIELQARRTAAVAGGVGSVLPVFTARAGGGVIEDVDGNRLIDFGSGIAVTSVGASAEAVVRRASAQLADFTHTCFMVTPYEGYVEVAEALAELTPGDHAKKSALFNSGAEAVENAVKIARAYTKRQAIVVFDHGYHGRTNLTMALTAKNMPYKQGFGPFAPEVYRVPVAYGYRWPTGAENAGAEASAQAIDMINKQIGAENVAAIIIEPVLGEGGFIEPAKGFLPAISQFAKDNGIVFVADEIQSGFCRTGQWFACEDEGIVPDLITTAKGIAGGLPLAAVTGRAEIMDAPHAGGLGGTYGGNPVACAGALGAIETMKELDLNGRAKRIEEVMKGRLTAMAEKFADKEGCSIGDIRGRGAMIAIELVKDRDSKEPNPAATAALAKACHAEGLLVLTCGTYGNVLRFLPPLVIGEDLLNEGLDIIEQAFAGL, from the coding sequence ATGACCGCCATCCCGCAGGAGCGCCGCGTCGTCACCGCCATCCCCGGCCCGAAGTCGATCGAGCTGCAGGCCCGCCGTACCGCCGCGGTCGCCGGCGGTGTGGGGTCCGTGCTGCCCGTCTTCACCGCCCGCGCCGGCGGCGGTGTCATCGAGGACGTGGACGGCAACCGCCTCATCGACTTCGGTTCCGGCATCGCCGTGACCTCCGTCGGCGCCTCCGCCGAGGCCGTCGTACGCCGCGCCTCCGCGCAGCTCGCCGACTTCACCCACACCTGTTTCATGGTCACGCCGTACGAGGGGTACGTCGAGGTCGCCGAGGCGCTCGCCGAGCTGACGCCGGGCGACCACGCCAAGAAGTCCGCGCTGTTCAACTCCGGCGCCGAGGCCGTCGAGAACGCCGTCAAGATCGCCCGCGCCTACACCAAGCGCCAGGCGATCGTCGTGTTCGACCACGGCTACCACGGGCGTACCAACCTGACGATGGCGCTGACCGCCAAGAACATGCCGTACAAGCAGGGCTTCGGGCCGTTCGCGCCCGAGGTGTACCGGGTTCCCGTCGCGTACGGCTACCGCTGGCCGACCGGTGCCGAGAACGCCGGCGCCGAGGCGTCCGCGCAGGCCATCGACATGATCAACAAGCAGATCGGCGCCGAGAACGTCGCGGCGATCATCATCGAGCCGGTTCTCGGCGAGGGCGGCTTCATCGAGCCGGCCAAGGGCTTCCTGCCCGCCATCTCGCAGTTCGCCAAGGACAACGGCATCGTGTTCGTGGCGGACGAGATCCAGTCCGGGTTCTGCCGCACCGGGCAGTGGTTCGCCTGTGAGGACGAGGGCATCGTCCCGGACCTGATCACCACCGCCAAGGGCATCGCGGGCGGTCTGCCGCTCGCCGCGGTGACGGGTCGCGCCGAGATCATGGACGCCCCGCACGCGGGCGGCCTCGGCGGTACGTACGGCGGCAACCCGGTGGCCTGTGCCGGTGCGCTCGGCGCCATCGAGACGATGAAGGAGCTCGACCTCAACGGCAGGGCCAAGCGCATCGAGGAGGTCATGAAGGGCCGCCTCACCGCGATGGCCGAGAAGTTCGCCGACAAGGAGGGATGCAGCATCGGCGACATCCGCGGCCGCGGTGCGATGATCGCGATCGAGCTGGTCAAGGACCGCGACTCCAAGGAGCCGAACCCGGCCGCGACCGCCGCGCTCGCCAAGGCCTGCCACGCCGAGGGTCTGCTGGTGCTGACCTGCGGTACGTACGGCAATGTGCTGCGCTTCCTGCCGCCGCTGGTAATCGGCGAAGACCTGCTCAACGAGGGTCTGGACATCATCGAGCAGGCCTTCGCGGGCTTGTGA
- a CDS encoding ATP/GTP-binding protein, protein MDSEGTFDARGTRSNPVPRPAAPPPEVPSVPRGTPARPAHAPVTRPAVVEWLRTPRPAAAPGIWRLGHRERPQEEPDLVPARQLFSGAFIAYLCGWLLWSLLWNGYLEGWWIFVDEWWLLPMLWLVPDDWRSAASPNVELYVAATYLWNALVLSLLAVGFGRVGNWREVWLRYGVPLWPLFVLLPGVWREMPRTVTWLTWVSNIYYVLLVAAIVAAVGRIGTWPAVRRRVGTQAPTTPPPPAEADLADWPDLRAAGLADAATSLAEATRAGTLGDVDYARIRRAWQGVHARPERLAAFTDTVRRHGAAACAHPSGVRDLPVRTATHDLATAQVRIGTAVDDDRNPYARRTTGVALEPALLGTSLLAVGPSGSGKSVRLVRPVVESMCLLALANRAAVVAVTAHGTGLAPDDAFDLVIAVGRPDSTHDLDLYGGAEDPDEAARTLAEALVGDLAATLHGGDSRRAATALAQLIGPYQCVHGHFPAVPELRELLGGAPAALGALRIALEAAGDPGAAAQLRELAARERQSARADDVGVLLAERIAFLDRPAFAHFFRTDGGGRQFSLRAIEHPLRVRIDLPERGHAEASRIIARLLLAQFTEAALSRSDRSLFACLVLDDATYTVTADSVRAVQRLRSANAGVILALRTLEDVAEPLRDPLLGAVGCRMAFAGLAPWDGGRFAETWGTEWVQTRDVTNRQIISDEPLTKALHLMRRLVTGKAATAEAITVREVERARWSASDLAHAVPAGHAVLSLTTVRGEHAPPLLVDLRT, encoded by the coding sequence ATGGATTCCGAAGGCACTTTCGACGCACGGGGCACACGGTCCAATCCGGTGCCGCGTCCCGCCGCGCCGCCGCCCGAGGTGCCGTCCGTCCCACGCGGAACCCCCGCCAGGCCGGCGCACGCGCCGGTCACCCGCCCGGCGGTCGTGGAATGGCTGCGCACCCCGCGGCCCGCGGCCGCCCCCGGCATCTGGCGTCTGGGCCACCGCGAGCGGCCGCAGGAGGAGCCGGACCTCGTCCCCGCACGCCAGCTGTTCAGCGGCGCCTTCATCGCCTACCTCTGCGGCTGGCTGCTCTGGTCACTGCTGTGGAACGGCTACCTCGAGGGGTGGTGGATCTTCGTCGACGAGTGGTGGCTGCTGCCGATGCTCTGGCTGGTGCCCGACGACTGGAGGTCCGCCGCCAGCCCCAACGTCGAGCTGTACGTCGCCGCGACCTATCTCTGGAATGCCCTCGTGCTGAGCCTGCTCGCCGTCGGCTTCGGCCGGGTCGGCAACTGGCGCGAGGTGTGGCTGCGGTACGGGGTGCCGCTGTGGCCGCTGTTCGTGCTGCTGCCGGGTGTGTGGCGCGAGATGCCGCGGACGGTCACCTGGCTCACCTGGGTGTCCAACATCTACTACGTGCTGCTCGTGGCGGCGATCGTCGCCGCCGTCGGCCGCATCGGCACCTGGCCGGCCGTCCGCCGGCGCGTTGGGACCCAGGCCCCAACGACCCCGCCGCCCCCGGCCGAGGCCGACCTCGCGGACTGGCCCGACCTGCGCGCCGCGGGCCTCGCCGACGCGGCAACGAGCCTCGCCGAAGCCACCCGCGCCGGGACGCTCGGCGATGTCGACTACGCCAGGATCCGGCGCGCGTGGCAGGGCGTGCACGCCAGGCCCGAGCGGCTCGCCGCCTTCACCGACACCGTCCGCAGGCACGGCGCCGCCGCCTGCGCCCACCCCTCCGGTGTGCGGGATCTGCCGGTGCGCACCGCCACCCACGACCTCGCCACCGCGCAGGTCAGGATCGGCACGGCTGTCGACGACGACCGCAACCCCTACGCACGCCGCACCACCGGCGTCGCCCTCGAACCCGCCCTCCTCGGCACCTCGCTGCTCGCCGTCGGGCCCTCCGGGTCCGGCAAGAGCGTGCGGCTCGTGCGGCCCGTCGTCGAGTCCATGTGCCTGCTCGCGCTCGCCAACCGCGCCGCCGTCGTCGCCGTCACCGCGCACGGCACCGGCCTCGCCCCCGACGACGCCTTCGATCTCGTCATCGCCGTCGGCCGCCCCGACTCCACCCACGACCTCGACCTCTACGGCGGCGCCGAAGACCCCGACGAGGCCGCCCGCACGCTCGCCGAAGCACTCGTCGGCGATCTCGCCGCCACCCTCCACGGCGGGGACAGCCGCCGCGCCGCCACCGCGCTGGCCCAGCTGATCGGCCCGTACCAGTGCGTCCACGGCCATTTCCCCGCCGTACCGGAGCTGCGCGAGCTGCTCGGCGGCGCACCCGCCGCCCTCGGCGCGCTGCGCATCGCCCTGGAGGCCGCCGGCGACCCCGGCGCCGCCGCCCAGCTGCGTGAACTCGCCGCCCGCGAACGGCAGTCGGCCCGCGCCGACGACGTCGGCGTACTGCTCGCCGAGCGGATCGCCTTCCTGGACCGGCCCGCGTTCGCGCACTTCTTCCGTACGGACGGCGGCGGCAGACAGTTCTCGCTGCGCGCCATCGAGCACCCGCTGCGCGTCCGTATCGACCTGCCCGAGCGCGGCCACGCCGAGGCCTCGCGGATCATCGCGCGCCTGCTCCTCGCCCAGTTCACCGAGGCCGCGCTCAGCCGCTCGGACCGGTCGCTCTTCGCCTGTCTGGTGCTGGACGACGCGACGTACACCGTGACCGCCGACTCGGTCCGCGCGGTACAGCGGCTGCGGTCCGCCAACGCCGGAGTGATCCTGGCGCTGCGAACGCTGGAGGACGTGGCGGAGCCGCTGCGCGACCCGCTGCTCGGCGCGGTCGGCTGCCGGATGGCCTTCGCGGGACTCGCGCCCTGGGACGGCGGACGGTTCGCCGAGACCTGGGGCACCGAGTGGGTGCAGACCCGGGACGTCACCAACCGGCAGATCATCTCCGACGAGCCCCTCACCAAGGCGCTGCACCTGATGCGACGTCTGGTCACCGGCAAGGCGGCGACCGCGGAAGCGATCACCGTGCGGGAGGTCGAGCGCGCCCGCTGGTCGGCGTCGGACCTCGCGCACGCCGTGCCCGCCGGGCACGCGGTGCTCTCGCTGACGACCGTACGGGGCGAGCACGCGCCACCCCTGCTGGTGGATCTGCGGACCTGA
- a CDS encoding PucR family transcriptional regulator yields the protein MPPTLASLVQHSALKLTVRAGEDRLETPVRWAHVSELADPVPYMEGGELLLVTAMTLDAEDHEAMRRYVRRLVGAGVVGLGFAVGVYYDDIPEALVDAAKEEGLPLLAVPRRTPFLAISKAVSAAIAADQYRAVTAGFEVQRELTRAALAEGPDAVVARLAAHIDGWAALYDASGAVVAAAPEWAARRAARLTGDVERLRERSAPASAVVGDTEDRVELQSLGTGRRVRGALAVGTGAPLGTAERYAVHSAVALLTLSTERSRSLQAAEQRLGAAVLRMLLSGQQDHARAVAGDLYGGLLDAPFRLLIAEPAGEPDPAAEHPLQAFAESLESTAARAGEALLVVPDTDDRLVVLAADGGAVVAACTAEYAAKEAEDAEAVVGLSAPTGPIAAAGAYKQAEQALSVARRRGRALVEHEELAAGSILPLLADDAVRAFADGMLRALYEHDATGRGDLVASLRAWLSRHGQWDAAAADLGVHRHTLRYRMRRVEEILGRSLDDPDVRMELWLALKTTAGGPATQ from the coding sequence ATGCCCCCAACGCTCGCCTCGCTCGTCCAGCACTCGGCGCTCAAACTCACCGTGCGCGCCGGGGAGGACCGGCTCGAGACGCCCGTGCGCTGGGCGCATGTCAGCGAGCTCGCCGACCCCGTGCCGTACATGGAGGGCGGCGAGCTGCTGCTCGTCACGGCGATGACGCTGGACGCCGAGGACCATGAGGCGATGCGCCGCTATGTGCGCAGGCTGGTGGGCGCGGGCGTCGTCGGGCTCGGATTCGCTGTCGGCGTGTACTACGACGACATACCCGAAGCGCTCGTCGACGCGGCGAAGGAGGAGGGGCTTCCGCTCCTCGCCGTACCCCGCCGCACTCCCTTCCTCGCCATCAGCAAGGCGGTCTCGGCGGCGATCGCGGCCGACCAGTACCGGGCGGTGACGGCCGGTTTCGAGGTGCAGCGGGAGCTGACGCGCGCCGCGCTGGCCGAGGGCCCCGACGCGGTCGTCGCCCGCCTCGCCGCGCACATCGATGGCTGGGCCGCGCTGTACGACGCCTCCGGTGCGGTCGTCGCGGCCGCGCCGGAATGGGCCGCGCGCCGGGCCGCCCGGCTCACCGGCGACGTGGAGCGGCTGCGCGAGCGGTCCGCGCCCGCGAGCGCCGTCGTCGGCGACACCGAGGACCGGGTCGAGCTGCAGTCGCTGGGCACGGGACGGCGTGTGCGCGGTGCGCTGGCCGTCGGCACGGGAGCGCCGCTGGGCACCGCCGAGCGGTACGCCGTGCACTCCGCCGTCGCCCTGCTGACCCTGTCCACGGAGCGCTCGCGCTCGCTCCAGGCGGCCGAACAGCGGCTCGGCGCCGCCGTGCTGCGGATGCTGCTCTCCGGCCAGCAGGACCATGCCCGGGCGGTTGCCGGCGATCTGTACGGCGGTCTCCTCGACGCCCCCTTCCGGCTGCTGATCGCCGAGCCCGCCGGAGAGCCGGACCCCGCGGCGGAGCATCCGCTCCAGGCGTTCGCCGAGTCGCTTGAGTCGACCGCGGCCCGGGCGGGCGAGGCCCTGCTCGTCGTACCGGACACCGACGACCGTCTTGTGGTGCTGGCCGCGGACGGCGGCGCTGTCGTCGCGGCCTGCACCGCCGAGTACGCCGCCAAGGAGGCCGAGGACGCCGAAGCGGTCGTCGGGCTCTCCGCGCCGACCGGACCGATAGCGGCTGCGGGCGCGTACAAACAGGCCGAGCAGGCGCTCTCGGTCGCCCGGCGGCGCGGCCGCGCGCTGGTCGAGCACGAGGAGCTGGCAGCGGGATCGATCCTCCCGCTGCTCGCGGACGACGCGGTACGCGCCTTCGCGGACGGCATGCTGCGCGCGCTGTACGAACACGACGCGACCGGCCGCGGCGACCTCGTCGCCTCGCTGCGCGCCTGGCTCTCGCGCCACGGCCAGTGGGACGCGGCCGCCGCGGACCTCGGCGTACACCGCCATACGCTGCGCTACCGGATGCGGCGGGTCGAGGAGATCCTCGGCCGCTCGCTGGACGACCCGGACGTCCGGATGGAGCTCTGGCTCGCGCTGAAGACGACGGCGGGCGGCCCGGCGACGCAGTGA
- a CDS encoding EamA family transporter produces the protein MATNSSTPEAGTPVVATVEAPPPGRRISGAVWLALAIVYVVWGSTYLGIRIVVETMPPFLSAGARFIVAGLILAGLVAWRQGTSALKVTRAQLASAALVGLLLLLGGNGLVVLAETSVPSGLAALLIAVVPAWVVVLRRAFGERPGLGAYLGVLLGLAGLAVLTLPGLSGDVRLWGVLTVIVATVMWSVGSFSSSKIPMPKNPFAASAYEMVAGGIGCLLVGLGRGEQYGFVLGEVSGRSWTALGYLVVFGSIVAFTAYAWLLHSAPLSLVATYAYVNPVVAVLLGALILNEQLSWPIAVGGAVVVAGVFLIVSTERRR, from the coding sequence GTGGCCACCAACTCAAGCACTCCTGAGGCCGGCACCCCCGTCGTCGCTACCGTCGAAGCACCCCCGCCCGGCCGCCGGATATCCGGAGCCGTCTGGCTGGCGCTCGCCATCGTGTACGTCGTCTGGGGCTCCACCTACCTCGGCATCCGCATCGTCGTCGAGACCATGCCGCCCTTCCTGTCCGCAGGCGCCCGCTTCATCGTGGCGGGCCTGATCCTCGCCGGTCTCGTGGCCTGGCGGCAGGGGACCTCGGCGCTCAAGGTCACCCGCGCCCAGCTCGCCTCGGCGGCCCTGGTCGGCCTGCTGCTCCTGCTCGGCGGCAACGGCCTCGTGGTGCTCGCCGAGACCTCCGTGCCCTCCGGGCTCGCCGCCCTGCTGATCGCCGTCGTGCCCGCCTGGGTGGTCGTGCTGCGCAGGGCCTTCGGCGAGCGGCCCGGCCTCGGCGCGTATCTGGGCGTCCTGCTCGGTCTGGCGGGCCTCGCCGTGCTGACCCTCCCGGGCCTCAGCGGCGACGTTCGCCTGTGGGGCGTCCTCACCGTGATCGTGGCGACCGTCATGTGGTCGGTGGGCTCCTTCTCGTCCTCGAAGATCCCGATGCCGAAAAATCCCTTCGCGGCCAGCGCCTACGAGATGGTCGCGGGCGGCATCGGCTGTCTGCTGGTGGGCCTCGGGCGGGGCGAGCAGTACGGCTTCGTGCTCGGTGAGGTCTCCGGCCGCTCCTGGACGGCACTCGGCTACCTCGTCGTCTTCGGCTCGATCGTCGCGTTCACGGCGTACGCCTGGCTGCTGCACTCCGCGCCGCTGTCGCTGGTCGCGACCTACGCGTACGTCAACCCGGTCGTCGCCGTACTCCTCGGCGCGCTGATCCTGAACGAGCAGCTGAGCTGGCCGATCGCGGTCGGCGGCGCGGTGGTGGTGGCGGGTGTCTTCCTGATCGTGTCGACGGAACGTCGACGCTGA
- a CDS encoding aldehyde dehydrogenase family protein: MTSTHAFWLAGRQATGEATFDVTSPWDGHLVGQVAVPTDAQIEEAVAAAHAVRDEFAATPAHVRAAALDHVSRRLVERTEEIAQLISAENGKPVKWARGEVGRAVSVFRFAAEEARRFNGGDAQRLDTDAGGQGRLALTRRFPKGAVLGIAPFNFPLNLCAHKIAPAIAVGAPIILKPAPATPLSGLIIGELLAETELPAGSWSVLPVPNDRMPALVQDERLPVISFTGSDTVGYAIMDSVPRKHCTLELGGNGAAVVLGDWASEQDLDWAATRIATFSNYQGGQSCISVQRVIADASVYERLLPKIVEAVGAQVTGDPSDSATDVGPLVSEDAAKRVESWVDEAVQAGAQLLAGGKRDGASYAPTVLTDVPADVTLSREEVFGPVLTVKRVDGEAEAFAAVNDSKYGLQAGVFTHDVQTAFRAHRALEVGGVIIGDVPSYRADQMPYGGAKQSGVGREGVRFAMDDYTYERVLVLTGLAL; this comes from the coding sequence ATGACCTCCACCCACGCCTTCTGGCTCGCCGGCCGCCAGGCCACCGGCGAGGCCACCTTCGACGTCACCTCCCCCTGGGACGGACACCTCGTCGGACAGGTCGCCGTCCCGACCGATGCCCAGATCGAGGAGGCCGTCGCCGCCGCGCACGCCGTACGCGACGAGTTCGCGGCGACCCCGGCACACGTGCGGGCCGCCGCCCTGGACCATGTCTCGCGCCGGCTCGTCGAGCGCACCGAGGAGATCGCCCAGCTGATCTCCGCCGAGAACGGCAAGCCGGTCAAGTGGGCTCGCGGCGAGGTCGGCCGCGCGGTCTCCGTCTTCCGCTTCGCGGCCGAGGAGGCCCGCCGCTTCAACGGCGGCGACGCCCAGCGCCTGGACACCGACGCAGGCGGCCAGGGCCGGCTCGCGCTGACCCGCCGCTTCCCCAAGGGCGCCGTCCTCGGCATCGCGCCGTTCAACTTCCCGCTGAACCTCTGCGCCCACAAGATCGCCCCGGCGATCGCGGTCGGCGCGCCGATCATCCTCAAGCCCGCCCCGGCGACGCCGCTGTCCGGCCTGATCATCGGCGAGCTGCTGGCCGAGACCGAGCTGCCCGCCGGTTCGTGGTCGGTGCTCCCGGTCCCGAACGACCGGATGCCCGCCCTCGTTCAGGACGAGCGCCTGCCGGTCATCTCCTTCACCGGCTCCGACACGGTCGGCTACGCGATCATGGACTCGGTGCCGCGCAAGCACTGCACCCTGGAGCTGGGCGGCAACGGCGCGGCAGTCGTCCTCGGCGACTGGGCCTCCGAGCAGGACCTGGACTGGGCGGCGACCCGTATCGCCACCTTCTCCAACTACCAGGGCGGCCAGTCCTGCATCTCCGTGCAGCGCGTGATCGCCGACGCCTCGGTGTACGAGCGCCTGCTGCCGAAGATCGTCGAGGCCGTCGGGGCCCAGGTCACCGGCGACCCTTCCGACTCCGCCACCGACGTCGGCCCGCTGGTCAGCGAGGACGCCGCCAAGCGTGTCGAGTCCTGGGTCGACGAGGCCGTACAGGCGGGCGCGCAGCTCCTGGCGGGCGGCAAGCGCGACGGCGCCTCCTACGCGCCCACCGTCCTCACCGACGTCCCGGCGGACGTCACCCTCTCCCGTGAGGAGGTCTTCGGACCGGTCCTCACGGTCAAGAGGGTCGACGGCGAGGCCGAGGCGTTCGCGGCCGTCAACGACTCCAAGTACGGCCTGCAGGCAGGTGTGTTCACGCACGATGTGCAGACCGCCTTCCGCGCCCACCGCGCCCTCGAGGTCGGCGGCGTGATCATCGGCGATGTGCCCTCCTACCGCGCTGACCAGATGCCGTACGGCGGTGCCAAGCAGTCCGGCGTCGGCCGCGAGGGCGTGCGGTTCGCGATGGACGACTACACGTACGAGCGGGTGCTGGTCCTCACCGGTCTGGCCCTGTAG